The Triticum aestivum cultivar Chinese Spring chromosome 6D, IWGSC CS RefSeq v2.1, whole genome shotgun sequence genomic sequence TGCTTTACAAGGAGCACAAGTCAGGAATTTGGAAAGTACAATCATGGGTATTACTAAGACATTCTTGTGCAAGTttgagtactactccctccgttctaaaatagatgacccaactttgtactccctccgttcggaaatacttgtcattgaaatgagtgtatctagatgtattttagttctagatacatccattttgatgacaagtaattccgaacggagggagtacaaagttgggtcatctattttggaacggagggagtactcatgAAGCAAAGCAATCAAAGTAGTCAGTAATATGCATATCAGATCTCTATTGAGACCTTAACTCTAGTCAGTCACCTTTAGCTGATTTGTATAGATTCAGTGGAATTTAGAAGGGGGGCTCTCATAAATAACACGACCAATGTTAGGAAAACCTGTAATCCCATGAAGCAAACCCTCGCTGCCTCAACCCCTTCACAAACCATCTGCCGTTCTCCCACCTCACCAAACCCTCGCCACCGCCGGCTCTCCTCTTCTACCCGTTCGGTTCCAATGGCTAGTCATTGGTAGTCTTGACGACTTGACGTTGCTGGACAGGCTGGTAACGGTCATTGGAGGCGTCATGGTTGGAGTGGCTGCATTGGCCATTCTCCACACCAGGTTCATTTGCCCCCTGGTCAACCTGATGCTCATGCAAGTGGAGGTCGGTCGTCACTAGGGGCTAGTTGCTGCTGCCTCCGTGATGCTTGTACAAGAGTTGCCGTGGTCATAGCCAGATGTGCGGTGTTTTGGCTGTTGCTGCAAACTCCCATGGTGGATGACTGCTTCCCATGCCATACAGGTTGTACTCGTAATTCTTGCTTTGCATATGTCTAGGTTGACTAGGGTTTCTTGGGTGTGGCCTGGTGAGGACGATTGTGTTTCAGGTCATGGATGGCCGTCGGCACGAAGTACTTTAGTGGTAGCAATCATTAGGTCGTTTCAGGTTGCCTAGGTTGCTGTGTGTTTCCCTTTTCCTGGGTTGTGTCTTTTCTTTGGGTCATACCTTTCAAATGGCATTGTAGGACTCCTTTTATCTTATTACTGATACATGCAGCTCTCCTGCATGGTCTCGGAAAAAAGAACAGGAATCCCCTATACAACAAGGACATCACACAGGGAATAGGAAAACTAATTATAGATGTGTAACAACGAAAGCTAATTTAACTGGCATTATGCTTGACTGTGCAGTTACTATAAGCTGCGGAGACATCTTATTCTTCTATCTCAGCAATGTATTACGCAGAAGCTCAAGGGTTGTGCACATTTCCTTTTCCTGGAGAAAATCCAGCACACGTGCGGTTAACTGGTTAATGAATTAGCAGAACGGCAGAGCATTAAATTTCAAGTCAAGTCGGCTATTCTGATTTCGTATGTGGTCTTTACTTCCTATCTTTAGCTGGCATCAAGCGAACTACACGTAATAAAGTGAAAACTGGTAAGCATTCAGACAAGCTTTACTAGGAACTTTGAGTGGGTTTACAACAAGCTTTAAATGAACCACCAATTCAGTTTCTTGTGCAAGTTCAACATTATGATAACATTAAGACATCCATGAGAAATGAGTAAGAGGCCAGAAGGACACAGTGGTTTGCAGTTACCAAAAGAAATGGGAATAAGTAGATTGTGTTGTAAGTTAGCTCCTCTAGAATAACTTCCAGGATAGGATTCCTACAGAGAAGGAAATGGAATGTCAGGCACAATGGTAACATTCTTAAGCAAATGAAACTCAGAACCAAACCTGAGACCATCAGCTCTTGAAGTCAGGCCCAATTTGTCTGCTTCTTTCCTAATCAAGTCAAGGTTTATAACctacaaaaaaaactgaaatagttAGCATCTGCACTTGACACAATCTGTGTATGATCGAAAACACTATGATATTGATATAGCTCACCATAATGAAAAGTTTTTTCACAGATATAAGCGCTTCTCTTTCAAACTCAAGCGATGAAATGGTTAAGGAAGAATCCAAATCAGATGCTGATTTAGAAGATATGTCACCTTCGACTTCCCGCTGATGTTGGTTCAGAAGGGATATGCAGTTCTTGACAAACGTTTTGAATACCAGTTTTCGCGATCCCTGTTAATCAATATTAGGGATTCCAAAAATGTCATAAACTAACACAGACGTTGCAATACTTTCACGTAACTGTGACCATGTCAATGGTAAAACCTTTTCTTCAACAAGATATGACGTGGCAAAGAAACACCAAGCAAAATTTTAGCCCAGAAAGCTAAGCTACTTTTTATAAATTACAGACGTAGGTAGGTCATACCAGAAGCACGTTTAAAACAGATTCCCTGATAATCACCCAGTCTAATGACTCTGCAACAAAATCACAAGAATGTTTAAGAATATCCTCTCTTGTACACAGGAATGTGAAACAGTTAAGTTCACAGGTGCTTTTACCTTTATATGCAATATGACGAGGTACAAAATCAGCCTCAAGTGTGTGAACGAGATACTGGAACAGCACCATGTTCTCTATATGCTAAATTACAGAACAGAACAAACTTCAAATCTCAACAACAGGCAAAGAAATGTATATTATAGATGCAAAGTTTCTATAGTACTGCCAAGGAATGCGATACTAGAACAGAAAAACTCATTGTGTAATCCTTCCTAATTTGAGGTACACCCTCAGGTTATCTTTCTTAGGTTTAGGTATCATTTACCTTGGCGGTTCTCAAAATGAAAGAATATTAAGAAATGagaggcattttctggaatagcaagagTTTTGGGGACCTGGCTAAACATAGTCACGTTTCAGACTTAGTTAAAGAACATAACCTTTTTTGTTGCCATTTTGGAGACAACAAAGCAGGATTTTTCTCCAGAAGCCCGCTTTCAATCCAGTAAAGGATTTAGACAAGGGATCCTCTTTCGCTCATTCTCTGCAACATTATGGAGACTGGCGAACATGTTGGCGATTATTATTAATAGAGCTAAGGACAATGGGCAGATTAGTGGCTTCATTCCTCACCTAGTAGATGACAGGTTGTCTATTCTACAATATGTCGATGACTTGGCTAAAGCCGACAATATGATGCTTATCCTTGCTGTGTTTGAGAAGCTATAACTTCAACAAAAGAGAATTATACAATTTTGAAAAGGCTAAGGAGCATGAACTAGAGTATGCGCAAGTTTTTGGTTGAAGGCTGCGTTCATTCCCATTTAATTACCTTGGTATTCCGATAAATTACCCGTAAAGTTCGCAACAGGCACTCTCGAAAGGAAAAAACTTCGCAACCGAGATTGGAAGGCAATCGAATCAAGATTGTGGACGTCCGGTCTTGACAGATTCTGTGATGAGTGGTCTCCCCATCTTTATGATGTCTATTCTGgagatgcgggggggggggggggggggggggtctgaagAGACTAGATTATTATCTTTCTTGATTCTTTTGGCAGTTGGATCAGTACAAGAGAAAGGATCGTTTAGCACGATGGGAATTTTTTATGTACCCCTAAAGACCAGGGTGGCCTCAGGATTCATAAAATACTAGTAAAAAATTATGTGCTTATGAGTAAATGGTTATTTAAGCTGCTAAGCAAGAATGGAATTTAGCGGTCGCTCCTATGAAGCATTTGGGCAAAATCACTCGTGCCGATTAAAGCCAAACCAACGGACTCTCACGTTTGGAAGGGCCTCATGAAAGTTGAGGATAAATTTGTTCTGTTTGGATCATTTAGTGTGGGGAATGGCAAATCTATTAGACTCTGGGAGGATAAGTGGATCAAGGGTAGGCCTCTTTCGGTGGTTTAACCTAGACTCATCCATCCAGTCAACTTGAACTGATCTGTTAAATGACATGGTAGTGACATGATACTGATGTGTGTACATGTCGCATCTGCGTCAACTGAAACCACCTGAGATTGAAAAATGGACAGGATAGTTCAAGTCGCAACTCGGACAGTTGAGTTTGTGACTTAAAGGTGGACATTCGTGGGAGTTTAAGTTTGAGAAGTGGACTTTTTCAATATTTTATGTAGTTAGACTACCCATAGTAACATAagtggtaacatcacacatatctaggcaaaataaaatatatttttttgagACAAATCTAGGCAAAATAAATGATGTGGAAGAGAAgcatgtggtaacataatatgttactcatgttaagcttcatgcactagccaacgcaaacaaaagtccgaactgatggaaaggacTAGGCAATCCACATACACACTTCAACACCCTCTCACGTGTGACGCGGAAAGTCAACACATGGATAGACTCagaggtatggctcaagaggcctATACATGGACACAAAGGGAGGGACAAGAATTTTTGGATAAATTGCGGaagccaggacttgaactcaagaccttagctcTAATACCATATTAAggttcatgcactagccaacgcaaccaaaagtccgaactgatggaaagggttaggcaatccacatatacacttcaacaaccCACACTATGGGTAACATTACACATACCAAGAAAAAATGAGTCTGCAACCTAAtgaatgaagtgttgcatgacaccacacatatgttactccccactatataggtagtaacatagactagtaacatatgcatgttactagtgtaagttactccccactgtgaccaACCTTAGAGACCATCAGGGATTTACCTTAAGCCCATTATTAGCACCTGTGTCATTCGATGCTTCAACCATGGCCTCAGTCAACAAAGAAAATCTCTAAAGAAGGGTAAAACTGAATCAGATACTTCATGACACAGAAAAATGAGGAGGCCAAATTTACGATAATAAGTATTGCAAATCAGTCTTTAACATCCAAAAGTTAGTTCCTAATTCCCACTTAAGATAATTACCAACATATAATACAACAGTAAAAAATAGTCTTCAAGGAACTCAAGTAATCAAGTGGCTAGGGGAAAAGAACAAAAGTAAAAGAAAACCAGTAAAGGCATAATGTAGGCTAAAATACCCAGGCCCCAAGAACATACAGTGAGGATATCCTTCTTGGTCCAAAAGAGCAGGGAAACTCAAGACGAATATGTTCATAAGCAGGAAAACAGAATTTACAAATATGAATACAGCATAAGAAAATAATGTAGCACGCTAATACCAGCTTACCAAAGAATCAAAGAGGTGATTTGAGCGACTGGTGTTTCTCCCATTCTCACCCGAAGCTAAATTATTGCCAAGGAGAAATGGTGACCATGACTGGAAAATGGGAAATTACTTATGCATGTTAGATCTTTAAATCCAATACAAGTATAAAACATACAACAGTACACAGTTTGTTGAAGAAACATCTAATACATTATGTCATCCTTTTACCTCTTTAACTATAACTAGAGTTTGTTGGGAACCAGAATTTGCCAAATAAACTCTTGGATATTTCTGCAAGTTAACATCAAAAGCACACAAAATGAGATGAACCATGAAATGACAATATACTAACTTAACAGCATATAGGTTTTTACATGTTACAGTTTAGTGGTATATCAGTGTAGTATAGTAACGATAAAATGGAGCTCCCGTAAACCACAAAAGGAGCAATGTTTGGGTAGTTAAGTGAATACTAGTCATGCTACAGAACAAAAAGAAACATTGCCAAATAAATGGCTTTTCTCTGCTAATGGATATGAATGAGAATGGCTAACATAGCAGGCCAGAATCTATCTCCCCATTGTCAAAAGTACCATGATGGACAAATGGAGAGAGAAGGGACATTTCAACTTGCACGAAGGTGGCAGAAAGAGAGTGAAAGGGGTAGAGAACATTTCACCTTGCCCAGCTCCACTAAGAGATGGAAACTTGCAATGTTTAGCTCCAAAGAGCTGCTGCTTTGAAGAATCAGAAAGACAGCATCGTACATTCTCCTTCCAGAAGTAAAAGATTTACATAAATAATTCCCATGTCAAACTCGGCAAATACTTCTCACATAAGATTACACGAAATATTCATTCAGTGGAAGAATGGAATAAGAATGTTTGTCACATACTTGCACATTCAGATATGTACTTAATTGGTATAGATGCTTTGTTTGCTTGTTATTATGGGTTTCAATACCAAAAGTTGAACAAGTGTTTTCCAGTTCAAAGATCATTAAGACAAGGCTAGGGAGCATGATGTAAGATGACTTTCTTGCCACTGGAAGTACTCATAGAAGGTGAAACTGCTTTGCATCAGAATTACGAAGATACCAGATTATATATTTGAAGAAAGAGGAGAAACACTTTAGTCTTCCTTCATGTTAGGCATATTTATTTTGGTATTACTCCgatatgatatgatatgatattGACATAGATGTGAACAAATCACTCAATACTTCTGTAATAATAAATCATGGCACGACTTCCCTATTAGTTTGGCACATTGTAATAGTGGGATGTACAGAACTTATTGCCCCCCTTTCATTTTGTATCCCACCCATTCATCGAACAACAATCTACTAATTTGAGTAAGCTAAAAAATATTGCTCCTCCTCTTGAAACTCAAATGAACAATAAGATGGAAACATGTGCAGATGCAGTATTATATGATTGAACTGAGAAAAATAAAAGCATATACGCATATGTCCCTATCATGATGCGGGAATGGAATCAGAATATGAGTTAAAGTATATAGATCAGTTCCTTCATCTTTCTAATTAGCAAAATAGATAATTACAGACTAGTGTTCGTCCTATGAGATGACACGGAAAGATGAATCATTCAATCAAATTTGCCCGACAAAATAAAGTAAACCATATATCAATTAGCAAGCGAATTAACTCCGACAAAGGAATCGAGAGAGTATAGAGCTTTCCACACTGAATAATTCGCAGATTAGTACAAGTATCGTGCTGAACAGCAGATATCGGGAGACTAATCTACTTTACGAGCGATGAGTTCCGTACTCAGTGGGGATCATGGGTTTGTCGCCGGCCAGGCCGACGGAGCGCACGGCCTCCAAAAAAGCGGCTCCTGAGTAGATTGATGAGGCAACGAGTTAGCGCCGGATCAGCAGGCAAGTGGAACGGGGAACGAGACCTACAAACTGTTGGGAGGAACTAAGAGAAGGGGTTGGGGTGGAGGGGGCGCGGGGGGGAGAGGTGGTGGGTACGGTCGTCGTGGAGGTCACGGGAATCCTTGATGCCGACGAAGGAGTCGAGGATAGCCATCACATTCTCCTCAACGCcgccatcggcggcggcggcggcggcgggctgctcCCGGGAGGGCGGCATATTTTGGAGGGTTTGGCGGTTTCTCTCGGCAGGAGCCCGTCGGAGAGGCGGGAAATAAGGTCTCGCGGTGCTAGTGCCGAGCGGTGATGAGATACTCCTTTCGTCTTTGGTTCTATCTCCAGAATGTATACTATCTTATTTCATCTTTCGTTTCTTTTTTAACCTAGGTTCAAACTGACCGGATGTGAATCTGTACCCTCAAACATCCATCTTCATCGCAAAACAACCCGTGATTGGATAGTTAAGAAGATAGTGGTACCCTAAGGCCACCAAAATTCAAATCTTAGATTTGACATCTTCGTCGACTGCGAGGCGccgtaccgtgttaaaaaaacatCCATTAAcagattatttatttattttgagaaAAGCATTAGATCTATTTTAAAAATTAACCGAAAGTACAAAGGATCTCatgcataataaaaattacattgagattccGCGACCATCGATATTGCCGCGAGAACGAGTCGCCGACGTGCCGCTGTCGTCGCTTCCCTGCCGGAGCCGGCTTGATCTTGTCGATAACAAACGGAAAGCCTTCTTGCATGTTATAAGGAACAGCGCCATGGAGGCAATGGTTGCCGTTGAAACCATCCATAGATCTGGAGCACCTGACATCAAATCTCGCCACATGACGAGAAACTTTAACCTCACGGATCCAAGGAGACGGCATGAGTCTACGCCTGAGCTCCGTTGACTACGTCCAAGCAGACGAACTCGAGGAGGATCAAAAGCCGGAAGACAAACTCAATGAAGAATCGTCGCCATCTACTCGAACAGCGCACCCGCGAGGATTAAAAAATCCTAACCTAAAATTCTAACCGGAGCGGAGGCACCGACATTCCCCTCCCCGACACCGGCCGCCGGAGCTGCAAGCAGAGGGAAGGCGAATCCATAGGCTCGTCGGTGAAGTCTGGAGGGGAAAGTTTGCTCATCATAGCGGATTATTATACATGTATGGACAATTACAGCTTGAATTACTTCGAATCTTTCTAAAAGCATTTGGGGCAATGCTTCTTTGATTACAACAATAATAACTTCATCAATACGAGCATATCGTTAGTTACCAACCACTTCTATGACCCCGAATACACATCAACTCGTGCACTCCTTTGTATGTGGCTCCCAATTCTGAACGACATGCAGTTATAATTTCCGTACGCTTCCAGTAGCATGCGCTGGTGAGCCGGTGCCAGTCAAAGCCTTCAAATGAGTTCTGGTCATACCCTCCTAGTTGTTCAAAAGTTGCACCCTTTAGTTTTGTTGGATGATTCCAGAGTAAACTTTGAGAGCCAACGTGCACTGCAAAAATACGTGTAATAGTCTCATTTTTTGCTCTAGATTATACACCTATCCCACAAACTCACTTGTAGCTCAAAGCAAATATATTCAAATCCCATTTTGATCTCCTATATATCATGTGCTAAGTTTAAGGCAAATCCCCCCTTGCTTACCACTCCAACCTCTCAAATCCATCTTGTGAGAGTTTTTGAGTGTGGAGGAGATGATCTTTTGAACCATAATAGCAAGAGATTTACAATCAAGCAGTCTCATTCTCAGTACTCGTGGACGGTGTGCGTCCTAGATAGGCTAGGTCTGCTTGGAAGCCCTTtaataccgaaaaaggctttcgccccgctttatatataaagcaaaccaccGAGCACAAGGTCCAACAATGTACCGACAAGCGAACACACACACCGCCACCGCACGCAAAGTCTCACAATACAACAACCACATGCAAACACACCAAACAAAGAAGGTTATGTTGCGGGCATAGCTCAACAAGCCCAACACACACACAACAAGGACGCACCCACATAAGTGGCGGCGAGGGCGGGGAAGATCTAATCCGGCTCCGATGGTGGGGGGAGGGAGTGGTGGTGCCAAATGGAGAGCCATCGCGCCAAGCTGGGACATGATGGAGTTGATGGCGTCTCTCTCCCTGGGGCGGCTAAGCAGCCGCCAAAGCTACAAGTAACCACACCATTTAA encodes the following:
- the LOC123144725 gene encoding negative regulator of systemic acquired resistance SNI1; its protein translation is MPPSREQPAAAAAADGGVEENVMAILDSFVGIKDSRDLHDDRAAFLEAVRSVGLAGDKPMIPTERMYDAVFLILQSSSSLELNIASFHLLVELGKKYPRVYLANSGSQQTLVIVKESWSPFLLGNNLASGENGRNTSRSNHLFDSLRFSLLTEAMVEASNDTGANNGLKHIENMVLFQYLVHTLEADFVPRHIAYKESLDWVIIRESVLNVLLGSRKLVFKTFVKNCISLLNQHQREVEGDISSKSASDLDSSLTISSLEFEREALISVKKLFIMVINLDLIRKEADKLGLTSRADGLRNPILEVILEELTYNTIYLFPFLLAFTEWKWKLQIILQYFSRYQVKSAVRTRRSDNSQQDLTVESALSMFSTDASAKAMVKMMCPEVAQLLLAHAYQVCLSVDGDSSEANDAAKMMGASLLEISCKFVSAFQNLRKINANIQISQFEKEALFTAATLARKLQNK